ACGACGACACCGAACGCGCCCTGCGCCACTTCGCCAGCGTGCTGATCCACACCCCGACCACCCGCGCCCGCGAGCACGCCTCGACCGGCCGGCTGGAGGAGGTCGTCGCCGCGATGCGCACCCTGTACGGGATCGAGCTCGGCGACGCTGAGAGCGGCCGGGAAGTCTGAGACGCTAGCCGGGTGAGCACCTACCCCACGCTGGACGCGTTCGACTTCCCCGTCGCCCTCGCCGTCTCCTCCGACACCCGGATCCTCAGCCTCGACGGTGAGGTCGAGGCCGCACGGCCGTGGAAGTCGGTGACGAAGCTGCTGACCGCCTTGGCGACCCTGATCGCCGTCGACCGCGGTCACGTGCACCTGGACGACCCGGCCGGGCCGGAGGGCTCGACCGTGCGGCACCTGCTCGCCCACGCCTCCGGGCTCCCCTTCGAGGCCGGCGGTCCGACCCAGACCCCCGGCCAGCGCCGCGTCTACTCCAACGTCGGCTTCGAGACTCTCGCCGGGCACGTCTCCGACGCCGTGGACACCGACTTCGCGCTCTGGGCCCGTGAAGTGGTGCTCGAGCCGCTGGAGCTGAGCACGGTGGAGTTCCACGGCAGCGCCGCCTACGCCGCCGGCGGCTCCACCCTGGACGCGCTCGGCCTCGGCCTGGAGCTTCTCACGCCGACCCTGCTCGACGGCGATCTGGCGCAGCAGGCGCGCACGGTGGCCTTTCCCGGGCTCGCCGGGGTGCTGCCCGGTTTCGGCAACCAGACCCATAACGACTGGGGGCTGGGGTATGAGATCCGGGCGGGCAAGTCACCGCACTGGACCGCACCCGAGGCCGATCTGGCCACGTTCGGGCACTTCGGCCAGTCCGGCAGCTTCCTGTGGGTGGACCCCCAGGCCCGGCTGACGGCGGCCTTCCTGGGTGCTCAGCCGTTCCGTGCCGATCTGCACGGGGAACTATGGCCGCGGCTGAACAGCGAGATCCTCTCCGCGCACGCCTGAGTGGCCCACCGGTGACCGGCACAGTCGCGCGAACGAGGTGAGCACGGCGTGGGCCTCCGCGACCTCGGCGCTGGCGGTGCGGGCGATCACCTCGGCCACGTCCTCGGGCGCGAAGTAGCCGGAGTTGACGTACACCTCGATGCGCAACCGGACCGCTGCGGCGTCCATCTCCGGGTGGAACTGCGTGACGTACTGACCGGGTCCGAAGCGGTACATCTGCACCGGGCACGCCGGTGAGGTGGCCAGCACGACGGCGCCCGGCGGCAGGGTCGTGCACGCCTCCTTGTGCCCCACGTAGGCACGGAAACGCTCGGGCAGCCCCGCCAGCAGCGGGTCCTGCCGACCGGCCCCGGTGAGGGAGATCTCGACTGCGGCGGTGTCCTCGGCGTAGGTCGCATCGACCAGGCCGCCGGCCCAGCGACCCACGATTCCCACGCCGTAGCACAGGCCGAGGAACGGGATCTCGTAGCGCGCGACGTCCTCCAGCACCTCCAGCAGGGTCGCCTCCACGCTGCGCTGCACCGGGGACTTCTCGTGCTCGGGGGTGCTCACCGTGAACGGGCTGCCGCCGAGGATGATCCCGGCGAAGCGGCGCACGTCGCCGACCGGCTCGCCCCGGTCGAGCCGGATCCGCACCAGCTCGGCCTCGCTCAGCCCGGTATGGGCCAGCACGCTCGCGTACTCGGCATCCGCCGCCACCTCGTGGGTGCGCGACGCCAGGAAGCACAGCGGACGGGTCATGGTGGCAGTATCCCCCAGCGTCCGCCTCCGGGGCATGCCGCCGGATGCGATGTTCAGCACCCGGACACCCTGAGACACCGGACACCCTGAGACAATCAAGCCGATGACACTCACCCTGCCCCCGGACCCCGCCGACGACGACGCACTCGTCGAGGCCTTCACCGACTGGGCGGCCGGGCGAGGGCTGAGCCTGTACCCGCACCAGGAGGAGGCGCTGCTGGAGCTGGTGACCGGCTCGCACGTCATCTGCTCCACCCCCACCGGGTCGGGCAAGTCCCTGATCGCCGTCGCGGCCCACTACGTCGCACTGGCCCGCGGGCTGCGCACCGTGTACACCGCACCCCTCAAGGCCCTGGTGAGCGAGAAGTTCTTCGACCTGGTGGACATCTTCGGCGCCGACCAGGTCGGCATGGTCACCGGGGACTCCTCGATCAACGCCGACGCGCCGATCCTGTGCTGCACCGCCGAGATCCTCGCCAACCGCGCCCTACGTGCCGGCAGCGAGACCGATGCCGGCCAGGTGGTGATGGACGAGTTCCACTTCTACGCCGACCCCCAGCGCGGGTGGGCCTGGCAGGTGCCGCTGCTCGAGCTCACCGGCACCCAGTTCCTGCTGATGAGCGCCACGCTCGGCGATGTCAGCTACTTCGCCGAGGATCTCACCCGCCGCACCGACCTGCCCGTCGCGGTGATCGCCAACACCGAACGCCCGGTGCCGCTGACCTACACCTACTCCACCGAACCGATCA
Above is a window of Ruania suaedae DNA encoding:
- a CDS encoding serine hydrolase domain-containing protein; this encodes MSTYPTLDAFDFPVALAVSSDTRILSLDGEVEAARPWKSVTKLLTALATLIAVDRGHVHLDDPAGPEGSTVRHLLAHASGLPFEAGGPTQTPGQRRVYSNVGFETLAGHVSDAVDTDFALWAREVVLEPLELSTVEFHGSAAYAAGGSTLDALGLGLELLTPTLLDGDLAQQARTVAFPGLAGVLPGFGNQTHNDWGLGYEIRAGKSPHWTAPEADLATFGHFGQSGSFLWVDPQARLTAAFLGAQPFRADLHGELWPRLNSEILSAHA
- a CDS encoding glutamine amidotransferase; the encoded protein is MTRPLCFLASRTHEVAADAEYASVLAHTGLSEAELVRIRLDRGEPVGDVRRFAGIILGGSPFTVSTPEHEKSPVQRSVEATLLEVLEDVARYEIPFLGLCYGVGIVGRWAGGLVDATYAEDTAAVEISLTGAGRQDPLLAGLPERFRAYVGHKEACTTLPPGAVVLATSPACPVQMYRFGPGQYVTQFHPEMDAAAVRLRIEVYVNSGYFAPEDVAEVIARTASAEVAEAHAVLTSFARLCRSPVGHSGVRGEDLAVQPRP